The Flavobacterium faecale genome has a segment encoding these proteins:
- the ppk1 gene encoding polyphosphate kinase 1 translates to MLVNKYIDREKSWLAFNARVLQEASDSSVPLLDRLRFLGIFSNNLDEFFRVRFAAIRRLSNSGKTGEKILGGVTAQQLIKDINEIVIRHQTESLTIFKEIENELEEQGVSIINEDEISDEQEVFLKDFFIQKLSPELVTIILNDLAEFPLLKDNMGYLAIKLVMNSQEVRYAIIEIPKTINRFLVLPSQDEKQYVILIDDVIRHNLRSIFNIFDYQSVSAHMIKISRDAQLEIDSDLSKSMLEKISTSVKDRRIGEPVRFIYDQTIEADTLQFFLEKMKIVSTDSIIPGGRYHNRRDYMDFPSLGRTDLLYKTNLPLPIPGLSLDGSLLQKISDKDFLVNAPYQSFSYITRFLREAALDPKVTSIKITLYRLAKNSQIISSLINAAKNGKKVTVQIELQARFDEASNISYAEQMQTEGIHLIFGIKGLKVHSKICVIERTEKEKTKRYGFISTGNFNEATAKVYTDVTLLTSHQQILKDISKIFEFFDINYRVHRYKHLIVSPHYTRARFYKLIDREILHALAGRKAYMKLKMNSLSDYAMIDKLYAASKAGVKIKLEVRGICSLIPGVKGLSENIEAISIVDNYLEHSRIYIFGNAGVPDVFISSADFMTRNLDGRVEVTCPIYDEDIKNELIDNFDLGWKGNVKARYHSEKLDNKYRERDGAPVFRAQLETYKYYQNKLHLFGKSEQK, encoded by the coding sequence GTGTTAGTAAATAAATATATTGATAGAGAAAAAAGCTGGCTCGCTTTTAATGCTAGAGTGTTACAAGAAGCTTCAGATTCCTCTGTGCCTTTGCTTGATCGTTTGCGTTTTTTAGGAATTTTTTCCAATAATTTGGATGAATTTTTTAGAGTTCGTTTTGCGGCCATCAGAAGGTTAAGTAATTCAGGGAAAACAGGAGAAAAAATTCTGGGTGGTGTTACTGCTCAGCAATTAATTAAAGATATTAACGAAATTGTTATTAGGCACCAAACAGAAAGCTTAACCATTTTCAAAGAAATTGAAAACGAACTGGAAGAACAAGGCGTTTCAATTATTAATGAAGATGAAATCTCGGACGAACAAGAAGTATTCCTGAAAGATTTCTTTATCCAAAAGTTAAGTCCAGAGTTGGTTACCATTATATTAAATGACTTAGCTGAATTTCCATTATTGAAAGATAATATGGGGTATTTGGCAATTAAATTAGTAATGAACAGTCAGGAGGTTCGTTATGCTATTATCGAAATTCCGAAGACAATTAACCGTTTTTTGGTATTACCGTCTCAAGATGAGAAACAGTACGTGATCTTAATTGATGATGTTATTCGACACAATCTAAGAAGCATATTCAATATTTTTGATTATCAAAGTGTTTCTGCTCACATGATCAAGATCAGTCGTGATGCACAATTAGAGATTGATAGTGACTTGAGTAAAAGTATGCTCGAAAAAATTTCGACTAGTGTCAAAGACAGACGAATTGGTGAGCCCGTTCGTTTTATCTACGACCAAACTATCGAAGCTGATACGCTTCAGTTTTTCTTAGAAAAAATGAAAATCGTTTCTACAGATAGTATTATACCTGGAGGAAGGTACCACAATCGTAGAGATTATATGGATTTTCCAAGTTTAGGAAGAACAGATTTGTTGTATAAGACTAATTTACCTTTGCCCATTCCAGGTCTAAGTTTGGATGGAAGCTTGTTACAAAAAATTAGTGACAAAGATTTCTTGGTCAATGCTCCCTATCAGTCGTTTTCATATATCACTCGTTTTCTGAGAGAAGCTGCTTTGGACCCGAAAGTGACTTCGATCAAAATTACGTTATATCGTTTGGCAAAAAATTCGCAAATTATAAGTTCGTTAATTAATGCAGCAAAGAATGGTAAAAAAGTAACCGTTCAAATCGAGTTACAAGCTCGTTTTGATGAGGCTTCTAATATTTCCTATGCTGAACAAATGCAAACGGAAGGGATTCATTTAATTTTTGGAATTAAAGGTCTAAAAGTGCACAGCAAAATTTGTGTAATCGAACGTACAGAGAAAGAAAAAACCAAACGATACGGCTTTATTTCTACAGGAAATTTTAACGAAGCAACTGCTAAGGTATATACCGATGTAACACTTTTAACCAGTCACCAACAAATCCTGAAAGACATTAGTAAGATCTTTGAGTTTTTTGATATTAACTATCGTGTACACCGTTACAAGCATTTGATCGTGTCACCACATTATACAAGAGCTCGTTTTTATAAATTAATTGATAGAGAAATTTTACATGCGCTTGCAGGTAGAAAGGCGTATATGAAGCTGAAAATGAATAGCCTGTCTGATTATGCTATGATTGATAAATTGTATGCAGCTAGCAAAGCGGGTGTGAAAATTAAATTGGAAGTTAGAGGTATTTGTTCACTGATTCCTGGAGTTAAGGGTCTAAGCGAAAACATTGAAGCGATCAGTATCGTCGATAATTATCTGGAGCATTCTCGAATTTATATTTTTGGTAATGCTGGAGTGCCAGATGTGTTTATTTCGTCAGCCGATTTTATGACTCGAAATTTAGACGGAAGGGTAGAAGTAACTTGTCCTATATATGATGAGGATATAAAAAATGAGTTGATTGATAACTTTGATTTAGGCTGGAAAGGAAACGTAAAAGCACGTTACCATTCTGAGAAATTAGATAACAAGTATAGAGAGAGAGATGGTGCTCCTGTTTTTAGGGCACAATTAGAAACATACAAATATTACCAAAATAAATTGCATTTATTTGGTAAATCAGAACAAAAATAA
- a CDS encoding Ppx/GppA phosphatase family protein, producing the protein MISIKKYAAIDIGSNAMRLLVVNIVEQEGKDPQFNKSALVRVPIRLGQDAFTVGEISEENISRMCDAMKAFNLLMKVHKVEAYRAFATSAMREAYNGKEVAALIKKRADLKIEIIDGKKEAAIIASTDLMHLLEKDQNYLFVDVGGGSTEFTLFSNGKIVNSRSFKAGTVRLLNNMVCDVVWNEIEKWIKTNTEDFEDIALIGSGGNINKLFKMSGKTQEKPLSYMYMNSQYTFLDSLTYEQRISELGLNPDRADVIIPAIRIYLNAMKWSGARQIYVPKIGLSDGIVKAMYYGNI; encoded by the coding sequence ATGATTTCAATTAAAAAATATGCAGCTATCGATATTGGTTCCAATGCCATGCGGCTTTTGGTGGTCAATATTGTAGAGCAAGAAGGTAAGGATCCACAGTTTAATAAAAGTGCATTGGTACGTGTGCCAATACGTTTGGGGCAAGATGCCTTTACCGTTGGGGAAATCTCTGAGGAGAATATCTCTAGAATGTGCGATGCCATGAAGGCTTTTAATTTATTGATGAAGGTGCACAAAGTAGAAGCGTATCGAGCTTTTGCTACCTCTGCCATGCGCGAAGCTTATAATGGAAAAGAAGTGGCTGCCTTAATTAAAAAGAGAGCCGATTTAAAAATTGAAATTATTGACGGAAAAAAAGAAGCTGCTATCATTGCTTCGACAGATTTGATGCATTTGCTCGAAAAAGATCAAAATTATCTTTTTGTAGATGTAGGTGGTGGAAGTACTGAATTTACTCTTTTTTCTAACGGGAAAATTGTTAATTCAAGATCGTTTAAGGCCGGTACGGTTCGTTTACTTAATAATATGGTATGCGACGTAGTTTGGAACGAAATTGAAAAATGGATTAAAACCAATACCGAAGATTTTGAAGATATTGCCTTGATAGGATCTGGTGGAAATATTAATAAGTTATTCAAAATGTCGGGCAAAACGCAAGAGAAGCCCTTGTCATACATGTACATGAATTCACAGTACACTTTTTTGGATTCGCTTACTTATGAGCAACGTATTTCTGAGTTGGGATTAAATCCCGATCGTGCCGATGTAATCATACCAGCGATTCGTATTTATCTTAATGCTATGAAATGGAGTGGTGCGCGTCAAATTTATGTCCCAAAAATAGGGCTTTCTGACGGAATTGTGAAAGCCATGTATTATGGTAATATTTAG
- a CDS encoding mechanosensitive ion channel domain-containing protein, with protein sequence MSNINIDFTSKELISTGIVILAIIVLRLIVSFGVRKFVKTTHRIEHRTNLVIKYLDLLINIIAFLALIIIWGVQPKDIIIAVSSFTTVVGVAMVAQWSILSNITAGIILFFSFPFKIGDIIKIHDKDFPIIAEIEDIKAFHVDLKTKEGEIIVYPNNLLLQKGISILKRDYQDTEFTD encoded by the coding sequence ATGTCAAATATAAATATCGATTTTACGTCTAAAGAGTTGATCTCAACCGGAATTGTAATACTTGCAATCATTGTTCTCCGCCTTATAGTATCTTTTGGCGTTCGAAAATTTGTCAAAACCACGCATAGAATTGAACATCGAACTAATTTGGTTATCAAATATTTGGATCTACTCATCAATATTATTGCCTTTTTGGCGTTGATAATCATCTGGGGAGTTCAACCCAAAGATATCATTATTGCTGTATCTTCCTTTACAACCGTAGTAGGTGTTGCCATGGTAGCACAATGGTCGATTTTGAGCAATATTACCGCTGGAATTATTCTGTTCTTTTCTTTCCCTTTTAAAATTGGAGATATTATAAAGATTCATGACAAAGATTTTCCGATAATTGCGGAGATTGAAGATATAAAGGCTTTTCATGTAGACTTAAAGACCAAAGAAGGCGAAATTATTGTATATCCCAATAATCTGTTATTACAAAAAGGTATTTCTATATTAAAGCGTGATTATCAGGATACCGAATTTACAGATTAG
- a CDS encoding Maf-like protein, with product MLNSNLSKYKLILASGSPRRQQFFKDLELDFEIRLKEIEEIFPPELKGGEITNYLAQLKASAFDGTLKDDEIVVTSDTIVWHNGQALGKPKDKEDAFRILKSLSNATHEVITSVCFTSNAKTHLLCETTKVTFNTLSDEAILYYVEKFKPFDKAGSYGIQEWIGFIGVSKIEGSYANVMGMPVDKVYQYLNTLE from the coding sequence ATGCTTAATTCGAATCTCTCAAAATACAAATTAATACTAGCATCGGGCTCTCCTAGACGCCAACAATTTTTCAAGGATCTGGAATTGGATTTCGAAATTCGGCTGAAAGAAATTGAGGAAATATTTCCACCTGAATTAAAAGGAGGTGAAATCACCAATTATTTAGCCCAGCTCAAAGCTTCGGCTTTTGATGGAACACTAAAAGACGATGAAATAGTAGTGACTAGTGATACCATTGTCTGGCATAATGGCCAAGCACTAGGTAAACCGAAAGACAAAGAGGATGCTTTTCGAATATTAAAATCATTATCGAATGCGACTCACGAGGTAATCACATCTGTTTGTTTTACATCGAATGCAAAAACGCATTTATTATGTGAAACAACAAAAGTGACTTTTAATACCTTAAGCGATGAAGCAATTTTGTACTATGTCGAAAAATTTAAACCCTTTGACAAAGCAGGATCTTATGGTATTCAAGAATGGATTGGCTTTATTGGAGTATCAAAAATAGAAGGATCGTACGCAAACGTCATGGGAATGCCTGTAGATAAAGTCTACCAGTATCTAAATACATTAGAATAA
- a CDS encoding geranylgeranylglycerol-phosphate geranylgeranyltransferase translates to MNFLKLIRYPNLLLLALMQLLFKYGFLDLQNITLAINDWQYGLLVLSTVLIAAAGYVINNILDQETDSSNKPQDVIVGKHISEAAAYNIYITLNCIGVTIGFYLANTIGKPNFSAIFIVIAATLYMYATTLKQMAVVGNIVVALLLAISVLIIGVFTLYPAITVANQPVMGSLFSVLLDYALYAFMINFLRELVKDIEDMNGDYNQGMRTLPILLGQRRTQIIILALSIIPIIVIAFYIKTNLLPARLYTTIAYSMIFILAPLFLFIVKIIGAKTTQDFHFLSRLLKWILLFGILSILVLNLNIKYNA, encoded by the coding sequence ATGAACTTTTTAAAACTTATTCGGTACCCCAACTTACTCTTGCTTGCTTTGATGCAACTGCTATTTAAGTATGGTTTTTTGGATTTGCAAAATATCACTTTAGCAATAAATGATTGGCAGTATGGATTGCTCGTCTTGAGCACTGTTTTGATTGCGGCAGCTGGATATGTAATAAATAATATCCTAGACCAGGAAACAGATAGTTCCAATAAGCCACAGGATGTAATTGTTGGAAAACACATATCTGAAGCTGCTGCCTATAACATATATATCACTCTCAATTGCATAGGTGTAACCATTGGGTTTTACTTAGCAAATACTATTGGTAAACCTAACTTTTCGGCTATTTTCATCGTAATTGCGGCTACATTGTATATGTACGCCACAACTTTGAAGCAAATGGCTGTGGTAGGTAATATTGTTGTCGCTTTATTGCTAGCGATCAGCGTACTTATTATTGGCGTCTTCACCTTATATCCAGCTATCACAGTGGCAAATCAGCCCGTTATGGGAAGCTTATTTTCGGTTTTATTAGATTATGCTTTATATGCTTTTATGATTAATTTTTTGCGCGAATTGGTCAAAGATATCGAAGATATGAACGGTGATTACAATCAAGGTATGCGCACCTTGCCTATCCTTTTGGGACAAAGAAGAACCCAAATCATCATTTTAGCTTTAAGCATTATTCCTATTATTGTCATCGCATTTTATATCAAAACAAATTTATTACCCGCACGCCTATATACTACCATTGCTTACAGTATGATTTTTATTTTAGCACCATTATTTTTGTTCATTGTTAAAATAATTGGTGCAAAAACAACACAAGACTTTCATTTTTTGAGCCGATTATTAAAATGGATTTTGCTTTTCGGAATCCTTTCTATACTTGTTCTCAACCTAAATATCAAATACAATGCTTAA
- a CDS encoding KdsC family phosphatase: MSKSYKEIMNEITTFVFDVDGVLTDGSVFIANDGEMHRTMNIKDGYAMKAAVDSGYNVCIISGGKNEGVRLRLSNLGIKDIHLGAPNKVATFQEYTDLHSINPAHVLYMGDDIPDYHVMKLVGLSTCPQDACAEIKTISTYISHKNGGKGAVRDVIEQVMKVQGKWMTYFDGNNN; this comes from the coding sequence ATGTCAAAAAGTTATAAAGAAATAATGAATGAAATCACCACGTTTGTATTTGATGTAGACGGTGTGCTAACAGACGGATCTGTATTTATTGCCAATGATGGCGAAATGCACCGAACAATGAATATAAAAGATGGTTATGCCATGAAAGCAGCTGTTGACAGTGGCTATAATGTTTGCATTATCTCTGGTGGAAAAAATGAGGGCGTTCGCTTACGTTTGAGTAATCTAGGAATAAAAGACATCCATTTGGGTGCTCCAAATAAGGTTGCAACTTTTCAAGAATATACAGATTTACACAGCATCAATCCTGCTCATGTTTTGTATATGGGAGACGATATACCCGATTACCACGTGATGAAATTGGTTGGATTATCTACTTGTCCTCAAGATGCTTGCGCTGAAATCAAAACCATTTCGACTTATATTTCTCATAAAAACGGAGGGAAAGGTGCAGTACGTGATGTGATTGAGCAGGTTATGAAAGTACAAGGAAAATGGATGACCTACTTTGATGGAAACAATAATTAA
- a CDS encoding Rossmann-like and DUF2520 domain-containing protein, with protein MVKVVLIGSGNLAQHLIVAFQKAEKSGNAIQLLQVYARSADTLSHLLPAEKITSSFDTLQNADVYIIAVSDNAIATVASQLPFENKLVVHTSGAMPMDALDVKNRRGVFYPLQTFTKNKKVAFDGIPICLETEQMEDLNILEALAKTISKKGITIHPEQRKALHVAAVFVNNFTNHLYQIGETICKEHQVPFDILHPLIEETAAKIKNISPSEAQTGPAIRKDSKTIAAHQALLNDPTQKQLYTILTQSIQDNVKKL; from the coding sequence ATGGTAAAAGTAGTACTCATAGGCTCGGGAAATTTGGCTCAACATCTTATTGTTGCTTTTCAAAAAGCTGAAAAATCTGGAAATGCAATACAACTGCTACAGGTGTACGCGCGTTCAGCTGATACCCTTTCACATTTGTTACCAGCGGAGAAAATTACTTCCAGTTTTGATACATTGCAAAATGCAGATGTCTACATAATTGCTGTTTCTGATAATGCTATAGCAACTGTAGCATCGCAATTGCCCTTTGAGAATAAGTTAGTCGTACACACATCTGGCGCTATGCCTATGGATGCTCTAGATGTTAAGAATCGAAGAGGTGTTTTTTATCCGCTCCAAACTTTTACCAAAAACAAAAAAGTAGCCTTTGATGGTATTCCGATTTGTCTAGAAACAGAACAAATGGAAGATTTAAATATCCTAGAAGCACTTGCCAAAACGATTTCGAAAAAAGGAATCACGATCCATCCAGAGCAACGAAAAGCCTTGCATGTAGCGGCAGTTTTTGTAAACAACTTCACCAATCATTTGTACCAAATTGGCGAAACCATTTGCAAGGAACACCAAGTACCATTTGATATATTGCATCCTCTGATTGAAGAAACAGCAGCGAAAATCAAAAATATTTCACCAAGTGAAGCTCAAACTGGTCCTGCAATTCGGAAGGATTCTAAAACTATTGCGGCTCATCAAGCTTTGCTCAATGATCCAACACAAAAACAATTATACACAATTTTAACCCAATCGATTCAAGACAATGTCAAAAAGTTATAA